From the genome of Scytonema hofmannii PCC 7110, one region includes:
- the hpnA gene encoding hopanoid-associated sugar epimerase: MTKRAFVTGGTGFVGANLVRLLLEEGYNVRALVRSSSDLDNLKNLDVEIVRGDLNDSELHGKIRGCQVLFHVAAHYSLWQSDKDLLYQNNVLGTRNILAAARQAGIERTVYTSSVAAIGVDKSGTIADETHQSPLEELIGYYKKSKYVAEQEAHLAVRSGQDIVIVNPSSPIGPMDIKPTPTGDIILRFLRRQMSVYLNTGLNFIDVRDVARGHILALEKGKTGDRYILGHQNLSFKTLLEQLAEITGIPAPQISIPHWIPLSVAWVDEKMLAPLGKTPSVPLDGVRMARQTMYYDASKAVRELGLPQSPIITALQDAVNWFELQKYVDVA; encoded by the coding sequence ATGACAAAGCGAGCATTTGTAACTGGTGGAACGGGCTTTGTTGGAGCCAATTTAGTTAGGTTGCTACTTGAAGAGGGCTATAATGTCAGAGCGCTTGTGCGATCGAGCAGTGATTTAGACAATTTAAAAAACTTAGATGTAGAAATTGTTCGAGGCGATCTGAACGATTCGGAATTGCACGGCAAAATTCGAGGTTGCCAAGTTCTTTTCCATGTTGCAGCCCATTATTCGTTATGGCAATCTGACAAAGATTTATTATACCAAAATAATGTTCTGGGAACGCGCAATATCTTAGCGGCTGCTCGTCAAGCAGGTATTGAACGAACAGTCTACACCAGTTCTGTTGCTGCTATTGGTGTAGATAAATCGGGAACAATTGCCGATGAAACCCATCAAAGTCCTCTTGAGGAACTTATTGGTTACTACAAAAAGTCTAAGTATGTTGCCGAACAAGAAGCTCATCTTGCAGTGCGTTCCGGTCAAGACATTGTAATAGTTAATCCTAGTAGTCCCATTGGTCCGATGGATATCAAACCGACTCCTACGGGAGATATAATTTTGCGCTTTCTCCGACGACAGATGTCTGTCTACCTAAATACAGGATTAAATTTTATTGATGTGCGTGATGTTGCAAGGGGACACATATTAGCTTTGGAAAAAGGAAAAACAGGCGATCGCTATATTTTAGGTCACCAAAACCTTTCTTTCAAAACCCTCTTGGAACAGCTTGCCGAAATTACAGGTATACCCGCCCCTCAAATATCCATACCCCACTGGATACCACTGAGTGTTGCTTGGGTAGATGAAAAAATGCTTGCTCCTTTAGGCAAAACTCCTTCTGTTCCTTTAGATGGCGTTCGCATGGCACGTCAAACAATGTACTACGACGCCTCAAAAGCAGTCAGAGAACTTGGATTGCCTCAGTCGCCTATTATAACTGCTTTACAAGATGCCGTAAATTGGTTTGAGCTTCAGAAATACGTTGATGTAGCATAA
- the hpnH gene encoding adenosyl-hopene transferase HpnH, with amino-acid sequence MGIHLQQAMEVGKYLVTQRLLGRKRFPLVLMLEPLFRCNLACSGCGKIQHPKEILKQHLSPEECFAAVVECGAPVVSIPGGEPLLHPQIDEIVRGLVERKKFIYLCTNGLLLEKSLDKFQPSPYLTFSIHLDGMRELHDKCVDRKGVFDIAVQAIRAAKAKGFRVTTNTTIFEGTDPKEMQEFFGFLSDLGIDGMMISPGYSYEWAPDQDHFLRREQTQALFREILTPYKTGQKNWNFNHNPLFLDFLIGEKDYECTPWGSPSYSVLGWQKPCYLLNEGHYRTFQELLDKTDWNQYGHKSGNPKCADCMVHCGYEPTAAMDAMQPNNIGRSVKALLGMGS; translated from the coding sequence ATGGGAATTCATTTACAACAAGCAATGGAAGTCGGTAAGTACTTGGTGACTCAACGTCTGTTGGGACGCAAGCGCTTCCCTTTGGTGCTCATGTTGGAACCCTTATTCCGGTGTAATTTAGCTTGTTCTGGTTGTGGCAAAATACAGCATCCTAAAGAGATTCTCAAGCAACATTTATCTCCTGAAGAATGCTTTGCTGCAGTGGTCGAGTGCGGTGCGCCAGTTGTCTCAATTCCCGGAGGAGAACCCCTGCTTCATCCTCAAATCGATGAGATTGTCCGAGGATTGGTAGAACGCAAAAAGTTTATTTACCTTTGTACGAATGGCTTATTGTTAGAAAAAAGTCTTGATAAGTTTCAACCTTCCCCATACTTAACTTTCAGCATTCATCTAGATGGGATGAGGGAGTTACACGATAAATGTGTAGACCGCAAAGGAGTGTTTGATATTGCCGTTCAAGCAATTCGTGCGGCAAAAGCCAAAGGGTTCCGTGTCACGACAAATACCACAATTTTTGAAGGTACTGACCCAAAAGAAATGCAAGAGTTTTTTGGCTTTCTCAGTGACCTTGGTATTGATGGCATGATGATTTCTCCTGGCTATAGCTATGAATGGGCACCAGATCAAGACCATTTTCTCAGGCGCGAACAAACTCAAGCCCTTTTCCGGGAAATTTTAACACCTTATAAGACAGGTCAAAAAAACTGGAACTTTAATCACAATCCCCTATTTTTAGACTTTCTGATTGGTGAAAAAGACTATGAATGTACCCCTTGGGGTAGCCCCAGCTACAGCGTTCTTGGTTGGCAAAAGCCTTGCTACCTTCTCAATGAAGGTCACTATAGGACTTTTCAAGAACTGTTAGATAAAACTGATTGGAATCAATACGGTCACAAGAGTGGAAATCCCAAATGTGCGGATTGCATGGTTCATTGTGGTTATGAACCAACTGCTGCAATGGATGCCATGCAACCTAATAATATTGGACGTTCCGTTAAAGCACTCTTAGGGATGGGAAGCTAG